A single region of the Salvia miltiorrhiza cultivar Shanhuang (shh) chromosome 8, IMPLAD_Smil_shh, whole genome shotgun sequence genome encodes:
- the LOC131001025 gene encoding protein BASIC PENTACYSTEINE4-like isoform X1, with the protein MKADERTEDIEWITTKCHSFFVSIRLQWNVMPQYQIKEPNAFQMNAKLVMLCNERDDAIRERDRALTEKKLALDERDAAMKQLDAAIMERDDALRERDNAIAALQFHESTVNPLLSGGVRGSKRTNHHPNSMQSEDCIHDHDALPVSHVPHEAPLSKKGTRSKTNKDAQTRSGRSPKKVKKIGEDLNRSKAEWDAQDLSSMSQIMFDESSMPVPVCSCTGVPRQCYKWGNGGWQSSCCTTSLSLYPLPQMPNKRHARMGGRKMSGSVFSRLLTRLAAVGQDLSIPVDLKEYWAKHGTNRYITIK; encoded by the exons ATGAAAGCGGACGAGAGAACAGAAGACATAGAATGGATTACCACAAAGTGCCACAG TTTCTTTGTTTCAATACGATTGCAGTGGAATGTGATGCCCCAGTACCAGATTAAGGAACCAAATGCTTTCCAAATGAATGCCAAGCTCGTGATGCTCTGCAATGAAAGGGATGATGCAATAAGAGAGCGGGACAGAGCACTTACTGAGAAGAAGTTGGCATTGGATGAAAGAGACGCTGCTATGAAGCAACTAGACGCAGCAATCATGGAGCGGGATGATGCCCTAAGAGAACGCGACAATGCAATTGCTGCCCTCCAATTTCACGAGAGCACAGTGAATCCTCTGTTGAGCGGTGGTGTGCGTGGATCAAAGCGCACAAACCATCATCCCAACAGCATGCAATCCGAGGATTGCATACATGATCACGATGCACTTCCAGTATCCCATGTCCCACATGAAGCTCCTCTTTCGAAGAAAGGGACGAGGTCCAAAACTAACAAGGATGCTCAGACGAGGTCTGGTAGATCGCCAAAGAAAGTGAAGAAGATAGGGGAGGATCTGAATAGATCCAAGGCTGAATGGGATGCTCAGGATCTTAGTTCCATGAGTCAGATAATGTTTGATGAATCGAGCATGCCAGTTCCCGTTTGCTCGTGCACTGGAGTTCCCCGGCAGTGCTACAAGTGGGGTAACGGGGGATGGCAATCCTCGTGCTGCACCACCTCCCTCTCGTTATACCCTCTACCCCAAATGCCAAACAAGAGGCATGCACGAATGGGAGGCCGGAAAATGAGTGGGAGCGTCTTCAGCAGATTGCTTACGAGACTGGCGGCAGTCGGCCAAGATTTGTCAATTCCTGTTGATCTGAAAGAGTACTGGGCTAAACATGGAACCAATCGCTACATTACCATCAAGTAA
- the LOC131001029 gene encoding protein EIN6 ENHANCER-like, translated as MEPEVVDAEMVLPTHMRFKKIQTYDKYPKGQARVRWKHLKQIIPAENYQNYPPEEPNYVNIETPPSMHPCRRICDITGYEAPYVDPRTKLRYANAEVFKMIRSLPNDYVQRYLALRNAAVVLR; from the exons ATGGAGCCTGAAGTGGTCGACGCGGAAATGGTGTTGCCTACTCACATGAGGTTTAAGAAGATTCAGACGTATGATAAGTATCCAAAAGGACAAGCCAGAGTCAGGTGGAAACATCTCAAGCAGATCATTCCGGCTGAGAATTACCAGAATTATCCTCCTGAGGAACCAAATT ATGTTAACATTGAAACACCACCATCTATGCATCCATGTAGAAGAATCTGTGATATAACTGGATATGAG GCACCTTATGTTGATCCAAGAACCAAGCTTCGGTATGCCAATGCGGAAGTATTCAAGATGATTAGATCTCTCCCGAACGACTATGTCCAACGGTACTTGGCTCTCAGAAATGCTGCGGTTGTCCTGAGGTAG
- the LOC131001035 gene encoding probable magnesium transporter NIPA6 isoform X1 encodes MGVSDNTRGLILAVLSSLFVGMSFILKKKGLRRAAAAGTRAGGGGYTYLLEPLWWVGMITMIVGEVANFVAYIYAPAVLVTPLGALSIIVSAVLAHFMLKERLRQMGILGCVSCIVGSVVIVLHAPEEHTPSSVEEVWKLATEPAFLIYVAATLSIALVLILHFEPLYGQTNILVYLGICSLMGALTVVSIKAIGIAIKLTLEGINQFKYAETWFFLSVAVVFVITQLNYLNKALDTFNTAIVSPIYYVMFTTLTIIASAIMFKDWSGQDASSITSEICGFVTVLTGTIILHMTREEEQPSATGTVSWFDGDRSKGREETHFITLDNSDYFD; translated from the exons ATGGGGGTTTCAGATAATACGAGGGGGCTGATACTGGCAGTGTTGTCGAGTTTGTTTGTAGGGATGAGCTTCATCTTGAAGAAGAAAGGGCTGCGGCGAGCCGCTGCAGCTGGCACACGCGCAG GAGGTGGAGGCTACACTTACTTATTAGAACCTCTTTGGTGGGTGGGCATGATCACAA TGATTGTTGGAGAGGTTGCGAattttgttgcttatatttatGCTCCAGCTGTTCTTGTGACCCCCCTTGGTGCATTAAGTATCATTGTTAG TGCTGTTCTGGCACACTTTATGTTGAAGGAACGTTTGCGACAAATGGGGATACTGGGATGCGTTTCTTGTATTGTAGGGTCTGTCGTGATTGTTCTTCATGCGCCAGAAGAGCATACTCCTAGTTCAGTTGAAGAAGTCTGGAAGCTGGCCACCGAACCAG CATTTCTTATATATGTAGCAGCTACATTATCCATCGCGCTAGTGTTGATACTGCATTTCGAGCCTCTCTATGGGCAGACAAATATCTTAGTTTACTTGGGGATTTGTTCTTTGATGGGAGCGCTTACG GTTGTCAGCATAAAGGCGATCGGGATTGCCATTAAGCTAACCTTGGAGGGGATCAATCAGTTCAAATATGCAGAGACTTGGTTCTTCCTTTCAGTTGCAGTAGTCTTTGTGATCACACAGTTGAATTATTTGAACAAG GCACTTGATACTTTCAATACAGCAATTGTTTCTCCTATATATTACGTTATGTTCACCACTCTGACTATTATTGCAAGTGCTATAATGTTTAAG GACTGGTCGGGTCAAGACGCGAGCAGCATTACCTCTGAGATATGTGGATTCGTCACTGTTCTCACTGGTACCATCATACTTCACATGACACGAGAAGAGGAACAACCAAGCGCTACAG GAACTGTAAGTTGGTTTGATGGAGATCGGTCGAAAGGTCGAGAAGAGACTCATTTCATTACATTGGATAATTCTGATTACTTTGATTGA
- the LOC131001030 gene encoding uncharacterized protein LOC131001030 isoform X1 produces MPIDDDTTVCIYLLMEELLLQNIILILVTYHIMARLRSRKRKRTNNVASFGMIERVPDQVMHMNRLVGVSDIDCLANLRMDRNTFGRLCIVLRDLGGLTDGRYIKVEEQVAIFLSVLAHHKKNRVVRFDFWRSGQTVSKFVHIVLKAILKLHTVLLVKPMPVPDDCMDNRWRWFKGCLGALDGTYINVMVSNADKPRYRTRKGQISTNTLAVCDRNMKFVYVLPGWEGSAADSRILRDALTRVNGLRVPKGNYYLVDNGYANSEGFLAPYKGTRYHLKEWGPNAARPQNQMELFNLRHSKARNVIERAFGVLKMRWGILRSNSFYPKDPFAKAYYQKGDPLWHKLCRLFGYNSIKEEPSPTIIVISDSPRPMRAPSTTTIISISDDEVTSPVISAAPRPTAWKLVFNDDAESRIGPSVSPTAQVYHVWPPIERRLDFPPANAFPKTPTFGAGKANDAEHSSCASSSPFN; encoded by the exons ATGCCGATTGACGATGATACCACTGTGTGCATATATCTTCTGATGGAAGAGCTTTTGCTGCAAAACATAATTTTAATACTGGTTACATATCACATTATGGCTAGATTGAGATCACGTAAACGAAAGAGAACTAATAATGTTGCATCTTTTGGAATGATTGAACGTGTTCCCGATCAAGTTATGCATATGAATAGACTCGTAGGGGTTAGCGATATTGATTGCCTAGCAAACCTAAGAATGGACCGCAATACATTCGGTAGGCTTTGCATTGTACTGCGTGATCTAGGTGGGTTAACCGATGGGAGGTACATAAAGGTTGAAGAACAGGTGGCAATTTTTTTGTCCGTATTAGCACACCATAAAAAAAACAGAGTTGTTAGGTTTGATTTCTGGCGTTCCGGCCAAACAGTTTCAAAATTTGTGCATATCGTTCTGAAGGCAATTTTAAAATTGCACACGGTTCTACTTGTCAAACCTATGCCCGTTCCAGACGATTGCATGGACAATAGGTGGCGATGGTTCAAG GGTTGTTTGGGTGCT cttGATGGCACATATATAAATGTAATGGTAAGCAATGCTGACAAGCCAAGGTACCGAACCAGAAAAGGTCAGATTTCTACAAACACACTCGCCGTTTGTGACCGAAATATGAAATTCGTATACGTGTTGCCTGGTTGGGAAGGATCGGCGGCGGATTCGCGAATTTTGCGTGATGCACTCACACGTGTGAATGGTTTGAGGGTGCCCAAAG GCAACTACTACCTTGTCGACAATGGGTACGCAAACAGTGAAGGGTTTTTGGCTCCATATAAAGGGACTCGTTATCATTTGAAGGAATGGGGGCCCAATGCAGCTAGACCACAGAATCAAATGGAGCTGTTCAATCTACGCCATTCCAAGGCACGAAACGTGATCGAACGAGCCTTCGGGGTATTGAAAATGCGCTGGGGAATTTTGAGGAGCAACTCTTTCTATCCG AAAGATCCATTCGCAAAAGCCTACTATCAGAAAGGAGACCCACTGTGGCACAAGTTATGCCGACTTTTCGGCTACAACTCAATCAAGGAAGAACCTTCCCCTACTATAATCGTGATATCCGACTCACCTCGTCCTATGCGTGCTCCTTCTACTACCACTATCATCTCAATCTCCGATGACGAAGTTACATCTCCTGTGATATCCGCCGCACCTCGTCCTACAGCCTGGAAATTAGTTTTCAACGACGACGCAGAGTCGAGGATTGGTCCATCAGTATCACCTACTGCTCAAGTCTACCATGTTTGGCCACCGATCGAACGCCGCCTTGATTTCCCTCCGGCAAACGCATTTCCTAAGACGCCCACGTTTGGTGCGGGTAAAGCGAATGACGCTGAGCATAGCTCTTGTGCGTCATCAAGCCCGTTCAATTAG
- the LOC131001035 gene encoding probable magnesium transporter NIPA6 isoform X2, with protein sequence MITMIVGEVANFVAYIYAPAVLVTPLGALSIIVSAVLAHFMLKERLRQMGILGCVSCIVGSVVIVLHAPEEHTPSSVEEVWKLATEPAFLIYVAATLSIALVLILHFEPLYGQTNILVYLGICSLMGALTVVSIKAIGIAIKLTLEGINQFKYAETWFFLSVAVVFVITQLNYLNKALDTFNTAIVSPIYYVMFTTLTIIASAIMFKDWSGQDASSITSEICGFVTVLTGTIILHMTREEEQPSATGTVSWFDGDRSKGREETHFITLDNSDYFD encoded by the exons ATGATCACAA TGATTGTTGGAGAGGTTGCGAattttgttgcttatatttatGCTCCAGCTGTTCTTGTGACCCCCCTTGGTGCATTAAGTATCATTGTTAG TGCTGTTCTGGCACACTTTATGTTGAAGGAACGTTTGCGACAAATGGGGATACTGGGATGCGTTTCTTGTATTGTAGGGTCTGTCGTGATTGTTCTTCATGCGCCAGAAGAGCATACTCCTAGTTCAGTTGAAGAAGTCTGGAAGCTGGCCACCGAACCAG CATTTCTTATATATGTAGCAGCTACATTATCCATCGCGCTAGTGTTGATACTGCATTTCGAGCCTCTCTATGGGCAGACAAATATCTTAGTTTACTTGGGGATTTGTTCTTTGATGGGAGCGCTTACG GTTGTCAGCATAAAGGCGATCGGGATTGCCATTAAGCTAACCTTGGAGGGGATCAATCAGTTCAAATATGCAGAGACTTGGTTCTTCCTTTCAGTTGCAGTAGTCTTTGTGATCACACAGTTGAATTATTTGAACAAG GCACTTGATACTTTCAATACAGCAATTGTTTCTCCTATATATTACGTTATGTTCACCACTCTGACTATTATTGCAAGTGCTATAATGTTTAAG GACTGGTCGGGTCAAGACGCGAGCAGCATTACCTCTGAGATATGTGGATTCGTCACTGTTCTCACTGGTACCATCATACTTCACATGACACGAGAAGAGGAACAACCAAGCGCTACAG GAACTGTAAGTTGGTTTGATGGAGATCGGTCGAAAGGTCGAGAAGAGACTCATTTCATTACATTGGATAATTCTGATTACTTTGATTGA
- the LOC131001030 gene encoding uncharacterized protein LOC131001030 isoform X2, translated as MPIDDDTTVCIYLLMEELLLQNIILILVTYHIMARLRSRKRKRTNNVASFGMIERVPDQVMHMNRLVGVSDIDCLANLRMDRNTFGRLCIVLRDLGGLTDGRYIKVEEQVAIFLSVLAHHKKNRVVRFDFWRSGQTVSKFVHIVLKAILKLHTVLLVKPMPVPDDCMDNRWRWFKGCLGALDGTYINVMVSNADKPRYRTRKGQISTNTLAVCDRNMKFVYVLPGWEGSAADSRILRDALTRVNGLRVPKGNYYLVDNGYANSEGFLAPYKGTRYHLKEWGPNAARPQNQMELFNLRHSKARNVIERAFGVLKMRWGILRSNSFYPVKTQNRLIMACFILNNYIRTEMPNDPIEQEFDIVNMEADDDGEGDREFIDAVESSPQWNALRDALAGEMWQTYLHNN; from the exons ATGCCGATTGACGATGATACCACTGTGTGCATATATCTTCTGATGGAAGAGCTTTTGCTGCAAAACATAATTTTAATACTGGTTACATATCACATTATGGCTAGATTGAGATCACGTAAACGAAAGAGAACTAATAATGTTGCATCTTTTGGAATGATTGAACGTGTTCCCGATCAAGTTATGCATATGAATAGACTCGTAGGGGTTAGCGATATTGATTGCCTAGCAAACCTAAGAATGGACCGCAATACATTCGGTAGGCTTTGCATTGTACTGCGTGATCTAGGTGGGTTAACCGATGGGAGGTACATAAAGGTTGAAGAACAGGTGGCAATTTTTTTGTCCGTATTAGCACACCATAAAAAAAACAGAGTTGTTAGGTTTGATTTCTGGCGTTCCGGCCAAACAGTTTCAAAATTTGTGCATATCGTTCTGAAGGCAATTTTAAAATTGCACACGGTTCTACTTGTCAAACCTATGCCCGTTCCAGACGATTGCATGGACAATAGGTGGCGATGGTTCAAG GGTTGTTTGGGTGCT cttGATGGCACATATATAAATGTAATGGTAAGCAATGCTGACAAGCCAAGGTACCGAACCAGAAAAGGTCAGATTTCTACAAACACACTCGCCGTTTGTGACCGAAATATGAAATTCGTATACGTGTTGCCTGGTTGGGAAGGATCGGCGGCGGATTCGCGAATTTTGCGTGATGCACTCACACGTGTGAATGGTTTGAGGGTGCCCAAAG GCAACTACTACCTTGTCGACAATGGGTACGCAAACAGTGAAGGGTTTTTGGCTCCATATAAAGGGACTCGTTATCATTTGAAGGAATGGGGGCCCAATGCAGCTAGACCACAGAATCAAATGGAGCTGTTCAATCTACGCCATTCCAAGGCACGAAACGTGATCGAACGAGCCTTCGGGGTATTGAAAATGCGCTGGGGAATTTTGAGGAGCAACTCTTTCTATCCGGTGAAGACTCAAAACCGTCTAATCATGGCGTGCTTCATTTTGAACAATTACATTCGAACTGAGATGCCGAACGATCCTATCGAGCAAGAATTTGACATAGTTAACATGGAGGCCGACGATGATGGCGAAGGGGACCGTGAGTTCATAGATGCAGTAGAGTCCTCACCCCAATGGAATGCATTGAGAGATGCACTAGCAGGGGAAATGTGGCAAACCTATTTACACAACAATTGA
- the LOC131001032 gene encoding uncharacterized protein LOC131001032, with product MSAFNQASPRDETGRGKSKKSDKTRRSWSVREEEVLLAALKELVVQGWKSDNGFRAGYLGKLEDAIKNVFPGTDLKGMPHIHSKISIWKRNYGSLTTILGKSGIGFNVDGKYMIDCDDDQWDLIVKNDRNAAGMRKKSWYYLEDWKEIFGTDRANGAEAEDVADAIYEMNEGDNFDNDGTQGDDNVQFEEETENETADDSVCQPSKNVGAARSGSKKRKAKDGVDVLVEVLGEISKNADKRVDTIASRIGYKQDLSKARKEVYEQLNNMPTLTINDKFIAYELLAGDVQALELFMALPEEAKPQYVVHILMSKKP from the exons ATGAGTGCATTCAATCAAG CCTCGCCACGTGATGAAACAGGCCGTGGCAAATCCAAGAAATCCGACAAGACTAGAAGAAGCTGGTCAGTGAGGGAAGAAGAGGTTCTTCTCGCTGCTTTGAAGGAGCTCGTTGTGCAGGGCTGGAAGTCCGACAATGGCTTCCGAGCTGGTTATCTAGGAAAGCTTGAGGATGCTATTAAGAATGTGTTTCCAGGAACGGACCTAAAGGGCATGCCTCACATTCATTCAAAAATAAGCATATGGAAGAGGAATTATGGTTCACTAACAACTATATTAGGGAAGAGTGGAATTGGTTTCAACGTAGATGGCAAGTATATGATAGATTGCGATGACGATCAGTGGGATTTAATTGTAAAG AATGATCGTAATGCGGCGGGCATGCGCAAGAAGAGCTGGTATTACTTGGAAGACTGGAAAGAGATCTTCGGGACGGATCGTGCGAATGGGGCTGAAGCGGAAGATGTGGCAGATGCGATATACGAAATGAATGAAGGAGATAACTTTGATAACGATGGGACGCAAGGTGATGACAACGTACAGTTCGAGGAAGAGACTGAGAACGAGACAGCCGATGATAGTGTATGCCAGCCTTCGAAAAATGTGGGTGCTGCAAGATCAGGGAGCAAGAAACGGAAGGCGAAGGATGGCGTTGACGTACTTGTCGAAGTGTTAGGAGAAATTAGCAAGAATGCTGACAAAAGGGTAGACACAATAGCGTCACGCATTGGCTATAAGCAGGACTTAAGCAAGGCAAGAAAAGAAGTGTACGAGCAGTTGAATAACATGCCCACTTTGACAATCAACGATAAATTCATAGCGTATGAACTTCTGGCAGGTGATGTACAGGCTTTGGAGCTGTTTATGGCACTTCCGGAAGAGGCAAAACCACAATATGTGGTTCACATACTCATGTCCAAGAAGCCATAG
- the LOC131001034 gene encoding eukaryotic translation initiation factor 4B3-like — protein MAATVSPWGKPGAWALDAEENESELLQQTKEDCSAPLGGETPDFPSLSSAASSKTKKKKPQALSLQEFSAYSSPKPKGLTHDELSALPTGPRERSAEELDRNKLGGGFRSYGGGSRDEQPRHQGSFNRESGRELGPSRADETDDWGANKKTSGSTGFERRERGERGGFFGDTQSRADEVDNWASNKNFAPSEPRRYEKRGGFGLESADGGSDSSNWGKRKEEEGRRSGGAFDSLRERRGGMEADSESWGRKREESSGGNRPRLNLQPRTLPVNEEGKSEDTGIVKPKGSNPFGEARPREEVLKEKAQDMKEIEEKLEVVTVDSDGQSIPKRSVWSGRERMQPEDRTDKSWRKLDSVDPPQSGGETEDGHADNDDTENKKIVRYDP, from the exons ATGGCGGCAACGGTGAGCCCGTGGGGAAAGCCTGGCGCGTGGGCATTGGATGCCGAAGAGAACGAGTCCGAGCTTCTCCAGCAGACCAAGGAAGACTGTTCTGCGCCTCTCGGCGGAGAAACGCCTGATTTTCCATCActctcctccgccgcctcctccaaGACTAAGAAGAAGAAGCCGCAGGCGCTATCACTTCAGGAATTCTCGGCCTACAGCTCGCCCAAGCCCAAGGGATTGACTCACGATGAGCTATCAGCGCTTCCCACCGGTCCGCGCGAGCGCTCCGCCGAGGAGCTCGACCGGAATAAGCTCGGCGGCGGTTTTAGATCTTACGGCGGCGGTTCCAGGGACGAGCAGCCGCGCCATCAGGGGAGCTTCAATCGGGAATCTGGTCGCGAATTAGGGCCTTCTAGGGCTGACGAGACTGATGATTGGGGTGCAAATAAGAAAACGTCTGGGAGTACTGGatttgagaggagagagaggggagagcgAGGGGGTTTCTTTGGGGATACGCAATCGCGGGCGGATGAGGTCGATAATTGGGCGTCCAACAAGAATTTCGCTCCATCGGAGCCGAGGAGGTACGAGAAAAGAGGCGGATTCGGGTTGGAATCGGCTGATGGTGGTTCCGATTCGAGTAATTGGGGGAAGAGGAAGGAAGAAGAGGGGCGGAGGAGTGGTGGAGCTTTCGATAGCTTGAGGGAGAGGAGAGGCGGCATGGAGGCTGATTCGGAGAGCTGGGGAAGGAAGAGAGAGGAATCTAGCGGTGGCAATAGGCCGAGGTTGAATCTGCAGCCAAGGACGCTGCCAGTGAATGAGGAAGGCAAGAGTGAGGATACTGGTATTGTGAAGCCCAAGGGGAGCAATCCATTTGGTGAGGCGAGGCCGAGGGAGGAGGTGCTCAAGGAGAAGGCTCAAGATATGAAGGAAATTGAGGAGAAGCTCGAGGTTGTTACCGTTGATTCTGATGGGCAGTCCATTCCAAAAAGGAGCGTTTGGAGTGGGAGAGAGAGGATGCAGCCGGAAGATAGGACTGACAAGTCGTGGAGGAAGCTGGACTCCGTTGATCCTCCACAGAG TGGTGGTGAAACTGAAGATGGGCATGCTGACAATGATGATACTGAGAATAAAAAGATTGTCAGATATGATCCTTAA
- the LOC131001026 gene encoding peptidyl-prolyl cis-trans isomerase 1-like, with the protein MVNNPYVFFDITVDRKPIGRIVMELYADIVPRTAENFRALCTGEKGIGTCGKPLHYKGSTFHRVVPDLFLHGGDFTAGDGTGGESIYGVKFADENFEKKHSEQGVLSMACAGPDTNGSQFYICLAEAEWLDGKQVVFGQVLGGWDVVKQIEKYGSRDTSRGGRTSKTVVIADCGELHRSI; encoded by the coding sequence ATGGTAAACAACCCTTATGTTTTCTTCGACATAACCGTCGACCGGAAACCGATCGGCCGGATCGTGATGGAGCTCTACGCCGACATCGTTCCGAGGACAGCGGAGAACTTCCGCGCGCTCTGCACCGGCGAGAAAGGCATCGGAACATGCGGCAAGCCGCTCCACTACAAAGGCTCAACCTTCCACCGCGTGGTCCCCGACCTCTTTCTCCATGGCGGCGACTTCACCGCCGGCGACGGCACGGGTGGCGAATCGATCTACGGCGTGAAGTTCGCCGACGAGAACTTCGAGAAGAAGCACAGCGAACAGGGGGTGCTGTCCATGGCGTGCGCTGGTCCGGACACGAACGGCTCGCAGTTCTACATCTGCTTGGCGGAGGCGGAGTGGCTCGACGGGAAGCAGGTCGTGTTTGGGCAGGTTCTTGGGGGATGGGACGTCGTCAAGCAGATCGAGAAGTATGGCTCTCGCGACACTAGCCGCGGAGGCCGGACCTCGAAGACGGTGGTGATCGCCGACTGCGGTGAGCTTCATAGATCTATCTAG
- the LOC131001028 gene encoding protein BASIC PENTACYSTEINE4-like gives MDESGRENRRHRMDYHKVPQWNAMPQYQIKEPNAFQMNAKLVMLCNERDDAIRERDRALTEKKSALDERDAAMKQLDAAIMERDDAQRERDNAIAALQFHESTVNALLSGSARGSKRTHHPTNHHPNSMQSAQSMREECIHDALPVSHVPHEAPLSKKGTRAKTNKDPQMRSARSPKKVKKIGEDLNRQVTTDGSKAEWDAQDLGSMNQIMFDESSMPVPVCSCTGVPRQCYKWGNGGWQSSCCTTSLSLYPLPQMPNKRHARMGGRKMSGSVFSRLLTRLAAAGQDLSIPVDLKEYWAKHGTNRYITIK, from the exons ATGGATGAAAGTGGACGAGAGAACAGAAGACATAGAATGGATTACCACAAGGTGCCACAG TGGAATGCGATGCCCCAGTATCAGATTAAGGAACCAAATGCTTTCCAAATGAATGCCAAACTCGTGATGCTCTGCAATGAAAGGGATGATGCAATAAGAGAGCGAGACAGAGCACTTACTGAGAAGAAGTCGGCATTGGATGAAAGAGACGCTGCTATGAAGCAACTAGACGCAGCAATCATGGAGCGGGATGATGCCCAAAGGGAACGCGACAATGCCATTGCTGCCCTCCAATTTCACGAGAGCACGGTGAATGCTCTATTGAGTGGTAGTGCACGTGGATCAAAGCGCACACACCATCCTACAAACCATCATCCCAACAGCATGCAGTCTGCCCAGAGTATGAGAGAAGAGTGCATACATGATGCACTTCCAGTATCCCACGTCCCACATGAAGCTCCCCTTTCAAAGAAAGGGACGAGGGCCAAAACTAACAAGGACCCTCAGATGAGATCTGCTAGATCGCCAAAGAAAGTGAAGAAGATAGGAGAGGATCTGAATAGGCAAGTCACAACCGATGGATCCAAGGCAGAATGGGATGCTCAGGATCTTGGTTCCATGAACCAGATCATGTTTGATGAATCAAGCATGCCAGTTCCCGTTTGCTCGTGCACTGGAGTTCCCCGGCAGTGTTACAAGTGGGGTAACGGGGGTTGGCAATCTTCTTGTTGCACCACCTCCCTGTCATTATACCCTCTACCCCAAATGCCAAACAAGAGGCATGCACGAATGGGAGGCCGGAAAATGAGTGGGAGCGTCTTCAGCAGATTACTTACGAGACTGGCAGCAGCCGGGCAAGATTTGTCAATTCCTGTTGATCTGAAAGAGTACTGGGCTAAACATGGAACAAATCGCTACATTACCATCAAGTAA
- the LOC131001025 gene encoding protein BASIC PENTACYSTEINE4-like isoform X2 yields MDESGRENRRHRMDYHKVPQWNVMPQYQIKEPNAFQMNAKLVMLCNERDDAIRERDRALTEKKLALDERDAAMKQLDAAIMERDDALRERDNAIAALQFHESTVNPLLSGGVRGSKRTNHHPNSMQSEDCIHDHDALPVSHVPHEAPLSKKGTRSKTNKDAQTRSGRSPKKVKKIGEDLNRSKAEWDAQDLSSMSQIMFDESSMPVPVCSCTGVPRQCYKWGNGGWQSSCCTTSLSLYPLPQMPNKRHARMGGRKMSGSVFSRLLTRLAAVGQDLSIPVDLKEYWAKHGTNRYITIK; encoded by the exons ATGGATGAAAGCGGACGAGAGAACAGAAGACATAGAATGGATTACCACAAAGTGCCACAG TGGAATGTGATGCCCCAGTACCAGATTAAGGAACCAAATGCTTTCCAAATGAATGCCAAGCTCGTGATGCTCTGCAATGAAAGGGATGATGCAATAAGAGAGCGGGACAGAGCACTTACTGAGAAGAAGTTGGCATTGGATGAAAGAGACGCTGCTATGAAGCAACTAGACGCAGCAATCATGGAGCGGGATGATGCCCTAAGAGAACGCGACAATGCAATTGCTGCCCTCCAATTTCACGAGAGCACAGTGAATCCTCTGTTGAGCGGTGGTGTGCGTGGATCAAAGCGCACAAACCATCATCCCAACAGCATGCAATCCGAGGATTGCATACATGATCACGATGCACTTCCAGTATCCCATGTCCCACATGAAGCTCCTCTTTCGAAGAAAGGGACGAGGTCCAAAACTAACAAGGATGCTCAGACGAGGTCTGGTAGATCGCCAAAGAAAGTGAAGAAGATAGGGGAGGATCTGAATAGATCCAAGGCTGAATGGGATGCTCAGGATCTTAGTTCCATGAGTCAGATAATGTTTGATGAATCGAGCATGCCAGTTCCCGTTTGCTCGTGCACTGGAGTTCCCCGGCAGTGCTACAAGTGGGGTAACGGGGGATGGCAATCCTCGTGCTGCACCACCTCCCTCTCGTTATACCCTCTACCCCAAATGCCAAACAAGAGGCATGCACGAATGGGAGGCCGGAAAATGAGTGGGAGCGTCTTCAGCAGATTGCTTACGAGACTGGCGGCAGTCGGCCAAGATTTGTCAATTCCTGTTGATCTGAAAGAGTACTGGGCTAAACATGGAACCAATCGCTACATTACCATCAAGTAA